Proteins co-encoded in one Pyxidicoccus xibeiensis genomic window:
- a CDS encoding tetratricopeptide repeat protein, translating into MRPLRLALAVLALAGAGCRDKPVDHLQRARDATFEKRPDEALVEYRKAFDALRMDSSTEASVLRARALKGAADVYWLEQRKVKEAVGVYRELIQQCPDSPEALDARIILAELLRVHYRDLRGAIDQLTAALKLNPPQGAELHYQVAKLYFELGDYQQCELETRRLIERFPTSAFVDDSLFLQAQAVGMMEGRRQEASRTFADLRTRFPDSELSPHALFEMGKLRADAGDNEKAIETWVETLKTHPDPTLVQDYIARARKRIANTTAGGVGQREVAFDRARPARSSLEAVGGRPEEAATEHD; encoded by the coding sequence ATGAGGCCCTTGCGGCTCGCGCTTGCCGTGCTGGCCCTCGCGGGCGCCGGCTGCCGCGACAAGCCCGTGGACCACCTCCAGCGCGCCCGCGACGCCACCTTCGAGAAGCGTCCCGACGAGGCCCTCGTCGAGTACCGCAAGGCCTTCGATGCCCTGCGCATGGACAGCTCGACCGAGGCGAGCGTCCTGCGCGCCCGCGCCCTCAAGGGCGCCGCCGACGTCTACTGGCTGGAGCAGCGCAAGGTGAAGGAGGCCGTGGGCGTCTACCGCGAGCTCATCCAGCAGTGCCCCGACTCCCCGGAGGCGCTCGACGCCCGCATCATCCTCGCGGAGCTGCTGCGCGTGCACTACCGCGACCTTCGCGGCGCCATCGACCAGCTCACCGCCGCCCTCAAGCTCAACCCGCCCCAGGGCGCGGAGCTCCACTACCAGGTCGCCAAGCTCTACTTCGAGCTGGGGGACTATCAGCAGTGCGAGCTGGAGACGCGCCGCCTCATCGAGCGCTTCCCCACCAGCGCCTTCGTAGATGACTCGCTCTTCCTCCAGGCCCAGGCCGTCGGGATGATGGAGGGCCGGCGCCAGGAGGCCTCGCGCACCTTCGCGGACCTGCGCACCCGCTTCCCGGACTCCGAGCTGTCCCCGCACGCCCTCTTCGAGATGGGCAAGCTGCGCGCCGACGCCGGGGACAACGAGAAGGCGATTGAGACCTGGGTGGAGACGCTGAAGACGCACCCTGACCCCACGCTGGTGCAGGACTACATCGCCCGCGCCCGCAAGCGCATCGCCAACACCACCGCCGGCGGCGTGGGCCAGCGCGAGGTGGCCTTCGACCGGGCCCGCCCGGCCCGCAGCTCGCTGGAGGCCGTGGGCGGCAGGCCCGAAGAGGCCGCCACCGAGCACGACTGA
- a CDS encoding NADAR family protein, with protein sequence MSEVIQFYSVTDDYGWCSNFAPYPIKLRGKTWPTSEHYFQALKFEDADDQEEVRQARTPMLAARMGRDRKRKLRRDWESSKVSVMREAVRAKFTQHEDLARLLLYTGDAKLIEHTDQDDYWGDGGDGSGRNMLGRILMEVREELRKPRP encoded by the coding sequence ATGTCCGAAGTCATCCAGTTCTACAGCGTCACCGACGACTACGGCTGGTGCTCGAACTTCGCCCCCTACCCCATCAAGCTCCGAGGCAAGACCTGGCCCACGAGCGAGCACTACTTCCAGGCCCTGAAGTTCGAGGACGCCGACGACCAGGAGGAGGTGCGCCAGGCCCGGACGCCCATGCTCGCCGCGCGCATGGGGAGAGACCGCAAGCGCAAGCTGCGCCGGGACTGGGAGTCCTCCAAGGTCTCCGTCATGCGCGAGGCCGTGCGTGCCAAGTTCACCCAGCACGAGGACCTGGCCCGGCTCCTGCTCTACACCGGGGACGCGAAGCTCATCGAACACACGGACCAGGATGACTACTGGGGCGATGGCGGCGACGGCAGCGGAAGGAACATGCTGGGCCGCATCCTGATGGAGGTCCGCGAGGAGCTGCGGAAACCACGCCCATGA
- a CDS encoding SDR family NAD(P)-dependent oxidoreductase, producing the protein MSLPPRPRAVVTGAGSGLGRALCEALARRQARVLVSDLDATSAGETARLVTAAGGEAHVHVCDVSNAEQVEALAVAAERAFGGVDLLINNAGVLSAGRVGELPLADWKHVLDVNLWGVIHGCHAFVPRLRRQGSGHVLNIASAAGLLYAPDLAPYNASKAAVVALSETLAAEVRASGIGVTVACPTFFRTNIATSGRYSDETLRTLGTRMVSTARVGPDVVANRLLDAVDRGALYVLPMADARWGWRFRRLSPSLFHRMVVAFDGYMRKRLMRQGDS; encoded by the coding sequence ATGAGCCTCCCCCCACGTCCCCGGGCCGTCGTCACCGGTGCAGGCAGCGGCCTCGGCCGTGCGCTCTGTGAAGCACTCGCGCGCAGGCAGGCCCGCGTGCTCGTCTCCGACCTCGACGCCACTTCCGCCGGGGAGACGGCACGCCTCGTCACCGCCGCGGGAGGCGAGGCCCACGTCCACGTGTGCGACGTCTCCAACGCCGAGCAGGTGGAGGCCCTGGCCGTTGCCGCCGAGCGCGCCTTCGGCGGCGTGGACCTGCTCATCAACAACGCCGGGGTGCTGAGCGCCGGGCGCGTGGGAGAGCTGCCGCTCGCGGACTGGAAGCACGTGCTGGACGTCAACCTGTGGGGCGTCATCCACGGCTGCCATGCCTTCGTGCCGCGCCTGCGCAGGCAGGGCTCCGGCCATGTCCTCAACATCGCCTCGGCCGCGGGGCTGCTGTATGCGCCGGACCTGGCGCCCTACAACGCGTCCAAGGCCGCAGTGGTGGCGCTCTCCGAGACGCTCGCCGCCGAGGTGCGTGCCTCCGGCATCGGCGTCACCGTCGCCTGCCCCACCTTCTTCCGCACCAACATCGCCACCAGCGGGCGCTACTCGGACGAGACGCTGCGCACGCTCGGAACGCGGATGGTCTCCACCGCTCGCGTGGGTCCGGACGTCGTCGCGAACAGGCTCCTCGACGCCGTGGACCGTGGCGCCCTCTACGTGCTCCCCATGGCCGATGCCCGCTGGGGCTGGCGCTTCCGGCGCCTGTCGCCCAGCCTCTTCCACCGCATGGTCGTCGCCTTCGACGGCTACATGCGCAAGAGGCTCATGCGCCAGGGCGATTCATGA
- a CDS encoding AAA family ATPase: protein MPFTLHVENYRALRNAKWSPQGLCVLVGPNGAGKSTLLDALQLLRHTFELGLARAINQRGGATNLRHFDAGKDEEVGFTIEVGGSRWAVNLDSGSFKNLDHHWEALQQAGRTSGLRARNRVRFGDADFPADERSLLRIAADSHQLSDDTARLRSLVQSYRCYSEYHLAHLRESGSTITSDKTLDLHGRNVFSLLRNWRDARADRARYDFVLDNLRKLFPDVFADFDFETAGTTVTARVVTPRPDTSYPITFAPNGLLIALLHLCAAASVPTDGIVAIDEVENSLHPFAIKHLVEAFRTWAATTNSTVLLATHSPVVLDQFRECPEQVFVMEKGQASNPVQLPKVRDPEYLSHFSLGDLYAHLEFGSPVEPQQS from the coding sequence ATGCCATTTACGCTCCACGTCGAAAACTACCGAGCCCTCCGCAATGCGAAGTGGAGTCCGCAGGGTCTGTGCGTGCTCGTTGGCCCTAATGGCGCGGGTAAAAGCACGCTGTTGGATGCGCTCCAATTGCTGCGGCACACCTTCGAGCTGGGTCTGGCACGAGCAATCAACCAGCGAGGAGGAGCCACGAACCTCAGGCACTTTGACGCCGGCAAAGACGAGGAAGTCGGCTTCACGATTGAGGTAGGCGGTTCGCGATGGGCCGTCAACCTGGATAGCGGTTCATTCAAGAACCTGGATCATCATTGGGAAGCCCTTCAGCAGGCGGGCCGCACTTCGGGATTACGTGCGCGTAACCGGGTCCGATTCGGAGATGCCGACTTTCCGGCGGACGAACGCAGCCTTCTGCGTATCGCAGCTGATTCCCACCAGCTTTCCGATGATACCGCCAGGCTTCGTTCACTGGTTCAGTCCTACCGCTGCTATTCGGAGTATCACCTCGCCCACCTGCGCGAGAGCGGCTCGACCATCACCTCCGACAAGACACTCGACCTGCACGGACGCAACGTGTTCTCGCTCCTGCGCAACTGGCGGGATGCGCGCGCGGACCGGGCACGTTACGACTTCGTCCTGGACAACCTCCGGAAGCTCTTCCCGGATGTCTTCGCCGACTTCGATTTCGAAACCGCGGGAACGACGGTGACGGCGAGAGTGGTCACACCAAGGCCCGACACAAGCTACCCGATTACGTTCGCACCCAACGGCCTGCTCATCGCGCTCCTGCACCTCTGCGCGGCGGCCTCGGTGCCCACTGACGGCATCGTCGCCATCGACGAGGTGGAGAACTCGCTCCATCCCTTCGCCATCAAGCACCTCGTCGAAGCGTTCCGGACCTGGGCGGCCACGACGAACAGCACGGTACTCCTCGCGACTCACTCCCCCGTGGTGCTCGACCAGTTCCGCGAGTGCCCCGAACAGGTCTTCGTCATGGAGAAGGGCCAGGCGTCCAACCCCGTGCAACTGCCCAAGGTCCGTGACCCCGAGTACCTGTCGCACTTCTCGCTAGGTGATCTCTACGCGCACCTGGAGTTCGGCTCTCCCGTGGAGCCGCAACAGAGCTGA
- the mgtE gene encoding magnesium transporter, whose product MMESPQSASLSVEELHEVWPVLSIDERLEGFRLLPPAVADDFFLGLSAREQAELILHLPQGERRPWVRVLPPDDLADLVQAVEPEQAEAILSQLDDASRREVNVLLAYAEDDAGGLMNPRFARVRPEMSIDEAIGYLRKQAREKVETVYYAYALDAGQHLLGVLSLRQLFQAAPGKKVADVMQSDVITVAENTDQEAVSRLFSEHGFMALPVLDEQQRMKGIVTVDDIVDVVQEEATEDIQKVGGMEALEAPYFEVGFFGMLKKRIGWLLVLFLGQMLTATAMSSFEDEIAAAVVLSLFVPLIISSGGNSGSQTSTLIIRALALGEMRLKDWWRVAKRELLSGLVLGVVLGLVGLLRIVIWHSISDAYGQHFLLLGCAVALSVLGVVTFGTLAGSMLPLVLRRFGFDPASASAPFVATLVDVSGVVIYFTVASLLLRGTLL is encoded by the coding sequence ATGATGGAAAGCCCCCAGAGCGCCTCACTCTCCGTGGAGGAGCTGCACGAGGTGTGGCCGGTGCTCTCCATCGACGAGCGCCTGGAGGGCTTCCGGCTGCTGCCTCCCGCGGTGGCGGACGACTTCTTCCTGGGCCTGTCCGCGCGCGAGCAGGCGGAGCTCATCCTCCATCTGCCGCAGGGTGAGCGCCGCCCCTGGGTGCGGGTGCTGCCGCCGGACGACCTGGCGGACCTGGTGCAGGCGGTGGAGCCCGAGCAGGCGGAGGCCATCCTCTCGCAGCTCGACGACGCCAGCCGCCGCGAGGTCAACGTCCTGCTGGCCTACGCGGAGGACGACGCCGGCGGTCTGATGAACCCGCGCTTCGCGCGCGTGCGGCCGGAGATGTCCATCGACGAGGCCATCGGCTACCTGCGCAAGCAGGCGCGCGAGAAGGTGGAGACCGTCTACTACGCCTACGCGCTGGACGCCGGGCAGCACCTGCTGGGCGTGCTCTCCCTGCGCCAACTCTTCCAGGCCGCGCCGGGCAAGAAGGTGGCGGACGTCATGCAGAGCGACGTCATCACCGTGGCGGAGAACACCGACCAGGAGGCGGTGAGCCGCCTGTTCAGCGAGCACGGCTTCATGGCGCTGCCGGTGCTCGACGAGCAGCAGCGGATGAAGGGCATCGTCACGGTGGACGACATCGTCGACGTCGTGCAGGAAGAGGCCACCGAGGACATCCAGAAGGTCGGCGGTATGGAGGCCCTCGAGGCGCCCTACTTCGAGGTGGGCTTCTTCGGCATGCTGAAGAAGCGCATCGGCTGGCTGCTGGTGCTCTTCCTCGGGCAGATGCTCACGGCCACGGCGATGAGCAGCTTCGAGGACGAAATCGCCGCCGCCGTCGTGCTGAGCCTCTTCGTGCCGCTCATCATCTCCTCGGGCGGAAACTCCGGCAGCCAGACGTCCACGCTCATCATCCGCGCGCTGGCGCTGGGGGAGATGCGGCTGAAGGACTGGTGGCGCGTGGCCAAGCGCGAGCTGCTGTCCGGGCTGGTGCTGGGCGTGGTGCTGGGCCTGGTGGGCCTGCTGCGCATCGTCATCTGGCACTCCATCTCCGACGCCTATGGCCAGCACTTCCTGCTTTTGGGGTGCGCGGTGGCGCTGTCGGTGCTGGGCGTGGTGACGTTCGGCACGCTGGCGGGCTCCATGCTGCCGCTGGTGCTGCGGCGCTTCGGCTTCGACCCCGCGAGCGCGTCCGCGCCCTTCGTGGCCACGCTGGTGGACGTCAGCGGCGTCGTCATCTACTTCACCGTCGCCAGCCTGCTGCTGCGCGGCACGCTGCTCTGA
- a CDS encoding SpoIIE family protein phosphatase translates to MSRFETAQLVEAQAGTSADHVAVLPVGDAVVLVVADGAGNSRRGVETAATVVREVQAATAERSELMRPETWSHVLEQCDRLLASTDNGGETTAVVACITDSRIIGASVGDSELWLIHGDRHSALTEHQRRKPLLGRGEATPVFFEAPWTGGTVLAGTDGLFKYADASRIRAAASGPDVTASARALASLPRLTSGGLQDDVGLVLCRHPVSR, encoded by the coding sequence ATGAGCCGCTTCGAGACAGCGCAACTGGTGGAGGCCCAGGCGGGCACGAGCGCGGACCATGTGGCCGTGCTGCCTGTCGGTGACGCGGTGGTGCTCGTGGTGGCGGATGGCGCGGGGAACTCGCGGCGCGGAGTCGAGACCGCAGCGACCGTGGTCCGCGAGGTCCAGGCTGCCACTGCTGAGCGCTCGGAGCTGATGCGGCCCGAGACGTGGAGCCACGTGCTGGAGCAGTGCGACCGCCTGCTCGCCTCCACCGACAACGGAGGAGAGACCACCGCCGTCGTCGCCTGCATCACCGACAGTCGCATCATCGGCGCCAGTGTCGGGGACTCCGAGCTGTGGCTCATTCATGGCGACCGGCACTCCGCCCTCACCGAGCACCAGCGCCGCAAGCCGCTCCTGGGGCGAGGCGAGGCCACTCCGGTCTTCTTCGAGGCGCCGTGGACCGGAGGCACCGTGCTCGCGGGCACGGATGGCCTGTTCAAGTACGCGGACGCCTCCCGCATCCGAGCGGCGGCCTCGGGGCCCGACGTCACGGCCTCTGCTCGGGCCCTGGCGTCCCTCCCGAGGCTGACGTCAGGAGGACTCCAGGATGACGTCGGTCTCGTCCTGTGCCGTCATCCCGTCTCGCGATGA
- a CDS encoding DUF6929 family protein, translated as MIRTTLRRTLTLEAPEAPGRLAHVSAASGLVRVGAWLYIVADDALHLAIFPATGDVPGRSVRLFEGALPDEAKARKAVKPDLEVLCLLGPQAGAPHGVLLALPSGSTEARRRGAVLPLGADGALAGDARPVDCTALYAQLARELGPLNIEGAALVGGRLRLLNRGNGDVGVDALVDLDGERVQRGLETGTLGPDTVRTTRRWELGRAGGVRLSFTDASPLPDGRLVFTAAAEDTRDAYADGAVTGSAVGVLAPDGSPLFLDAVDAKVKLEGVDARVERGRVHLLLVADADDPAVAAPLMEAVLDVPA; from the coding sequence ATGATTCGCACCACCTTGCGGCGCACCCTCACCCTGGAGGCTCCGGAAGCGCCCGGCCGCCTCGCGCACGTGTCCGCGGCCAGCGGGCTGGTGCGGGTGGGCGCGTGGCTCTACATCGTCGCGGACGACGCGCTGCACCTGGCCATCTTCCCCGCGACGGGCGACGTGCCGGGGCGCAGCGTGCGCCTGTTCGAGGGCGCGCTGCCGGACGAGGCGAAGGCGCGCAAGGCGGTGAAGCCGGACCTGGAGGTGCTCTGCCTCCTGGGGCCGCAGGCGGGCGCGCCGCACGGGGTGCTGCTGGCGCTGCCGTCGGGCTCCACGGAGGCGCGGCGGCGGGGCGCGGTGCTGCCGCTGGGCGCGGACGGCGCGCTGGCCGGGGACGCGCGGCCGGTGGACTGCACGGCGCTGTACGCGCAGCTGGCGCGCGAGCTGGGGCCGCTCAACATCGAGGGCGCGGCGCTGGTGGGCGGGCGGCTGCGGCTGCTCAACCGGGGCAACGGGGACGTGGGCGTGGACGCGCTGGTGGACCTGGACGGCGAGCGCGTGCAGCGCGGGCTGGAGACGGGGACGCTGGGCCCGGACACGGTGCGCACCACGCGGCGGTGGGAGCTGGGCCGCGCCGGTGGGGTGCGCCTGTCCTTCACGGACGCGTCGCCGCTGCCGGACGGGCGGCTGGTGTTCACCGCGGCGGCCGAGGACACCCGCGACGCGTACGCCGACGGGGCGGTGACTGGCTCGGCGGTGGGGGTGCTGGCGCCGGACGGCTCGCCGCTGTTCCTCGACGCGGTGGACGCGAAGGTGAAGCTGGAGGGCGTGGACGCGCGGGTGGAGCGCGGGCGCGTGCACCTGCTGCTGGTGGCGGACGCGGACGACCCGGCGGTGGCGGCACCGCTGATGGAGGCGGTGCTGGACGTGCCGGCGTAG